One segment of Rattus norvegicus strain BN/NHsdMcwi chromosome 16, GRCr8, whole genome shotgun sequence DNA contains the following:
- the Ing1 gene encoding inhibitor of growth protein 1 (The RefSeq protein has 1 substitution compared to this genomic sequence) — protein sequence MLSPANGEQIHLVNYVEDYLDSIESLPFDLQRNVSLMREIDAKYQEILKELDDYYEKFKRETDSTQKRRVLHCIQRALIRSQELGDEKIQIVSQMVELVENRSRQVDSHVELFEAHQDISDGTGGGGKAGQDKSKSEAITQADKPNNKRSRRQRNNENRENASNNHDHDDITSGTPKEKKAKISKKKKRSKAKAEREASPADLPIDPNEPTYCLCNQVSYGEMIGCDNDECPIEWFHFSCVGLNHKPKGKWYCPKCRGESEKTMDKALEKSKKERAYNR from the exons ATGTTGAGTCCTGCCAACGGGGAGCAGATCCACCTGGTGAACTATGTGGAGGATTACCTGGACTCAATCGAGTCACTGCCTTTCGACCTGCAGAGGAACGTCTCGCTGATGCGGGAGATCGACGCCAAATACCAAG AGATCCTGAAGGAGTTGGATGACTACTATGAGAAGTTCAAGCGGGAGACGGACAGCACCCAGAAGAGGCGGGTGCTGCACTGCATCCAGAGGGCCCTGATCCGAAGCCAGGAGCTGGGCGACGAGAAGATCCAGATCGTGAGTCAGATGGTGGAGCTGGTGGAGAACCGCAGCAGGCAGGTGGACAGTCATGTAGAGCTCTTCGAAGCACACCAGGACATCAGTGATGGCACTGGTGGTGGCGGCAAGGCAGGCCAGGACAAGTCAAAGAGTGAAGCGATCACACAGGCAGATAAGCCAAATAACAAGCGGTCCCGGAGGCAGCGAAACAACGAGAACCGAGAAAACGCCTCGAACAATCACGACCATGACGACATCACCTCAGGAACGcccaaggagaagaaagcaaaaacCTCAAAGAAGAAGAAACGCTCTAAGGCCAAAGCAGAGAGGGAGGCGTCCCCCGCGGACCTCCCCATCGACCCCAACGAGCCCACGTACTGTCTGTGCAACCAGGTCTCCTACGGAGAGATGATCGGCTGTGACAACGACGAGTGTCCCATCGAGTGGTTCCACTTTTCTTGTGTGGGACTCAACCATAAACCAAAGGGCAAGTGGTACTGCCCCAAGTGCCGTGGGGAGAGTGAAAAGACAATGGACAAGGCCCTGGAGAAGTCCAAGAAAGAGAGGGCTTACAACAGGTAG
- the Ing1 gene encoding inhibitor of growth protein 1 isoform X1 → MGSRRLCCPTGAHRGARNLLRVARTRAASGAAGEELGSGKRCSRQPAHLRSPRSTEHPSGAPLSTGHSKLCTGRRHKGTEGAKGAGAGSAEDAGSGGLSARRWRPSRAGPHPSPGSCACAPTSASLGPARSALLEEDSSLVLGVRGALPVPPHLLLVQIGRREILKELDDYYEKFKRETDSTQKRRVLHCIQRALIRSQELGDEKIQIVSQMVELVENRSRQVDSHVELFEAHQDISDGTGGGGKAGQDKSKSEAITQADKPNNKRSRRQRNNENRENASNNHDHDDITSGTPKEKKAKTSKKKKRSKAKAEREASPADLPIDPNEPTYCLCNQVSYGEMIGCDNDECPIEWFHFSCVGLNHKPKGKWYCPKCRGESEKTMDKALEKSKKERAYNR, encoded by the exons ATGGGGAGCCGAAGGTTGTGCTGCCCTACGGGAGCGCACCGGGGTGCCCGCAACCTCCTCCGTGTGGCGAGGACACGGGCAGCCTCAGGTGCGGCAGGGGAAGAGCTAGGATCAGGGAAGCGCTGCTCCCGCCAGCCCGCCCACCTTAGATCTCCGCGCTCAACAGAGCACCCCTCGGGGGCCCCTTTGTCTACAGGCCATTCCAAACTCTGCACCGGGAGGCGACACAAAGGGACGGAGGGGGCGAAAGGCGCAGGCGCCGGGAGCGCCGAGGATGCTGGGAGTGGTGGTCTCTCTGCGCGTCGGTGGCGGCCCTCCCGCGCGGGTCCGCATCCATCGCCAGGGAGCTGCGCATGCGCGCCCACTTCCGCCTCGCTCGGCCCCGCCCGCTCGGCCCTCCTGGAAGAGGACAGCTCTCTAGTACTAGGCGTGCGGGGGGCGTTGCCGGTTCCACCACACCTCCTTCTGGTCCAGATTGGCCGCAGGG AGATCCTGAAGGAGTTGGATGACTACTATGAGAAGTTCAAGCGGGAGACGGACAGCACCCAGAAGAGGCGGGTGCTGCACTGCATCCAGAGGGCCCTGATCCGAAGCCAGGAGCTGGGCGACGAGAAGATCCAGATCGTGAGTCAGATGGTGGAGCTGGTGGAGAACCGCAGCAGGCAGGTGGACAGTCATGTAGAGCTCTTCGAAGCACACCAGGACATCAGTGATGGCACTGGTGGTGGCGGCAAGGCAGGCCAGGACAAGTCAAAGAGTGAAGCGATCACACAGGCAGATAAGCCAAATAACAAGCGGTCCCGGAGGCAGCGAAACAACGAGAACCGAGAAAACGCCTCGAACAATCACGACCATGACGACATCACCTCAGGAACGcccaaggagaagaaagcaaaaacCTCAAAGAAGAAGAAACGCTCTAAGGCCAAAGCAGAGAGGGAGGCGTCCCCCGCGGACCTCCCCATCGACCCCAACGAGCCCACGTACTGTCTGTGCAACCAGGTCTCCTACGGAGAGATGATCGGCTGTGACAACGACGAGTGTCCCATCGAGTGGTTCCACTTTTCTTGTGTGGGACTCAACCATAAACCAAAGGGCAAGTGGTACTGCCCCAAGTGCCGTGGGGAGAGTGAAAAGACAATGGACAAGGCCCTGGAGAAGTCCAAGAAAGAGAGGGCTTACAACAGGTAG
- the Ing1 gene encoding inhibitor of growth protein 1 isoform X2, producing MVELVENRSRQVDSHVELFEAHQDISDGTGGGGKAGQDKSKSEAITQADKPNNKRSRRQRNNENRENASNNHDHDDITSGTPKEKKAKTSKKKKRSKAKAEREASPADLPIDPNEPTYCLCNQVSYGEMIGCDNDECPIEWFHFSCVGLNHKPKGKWYCPKCRGESEKTMDKALEKSKKERAYNR from the coding sequence ATGGTGGAGCTGGTGGAGAACCGCAGCAGGCAGGTGGACAGTCATGTAGAGCTCTTCGAAGCACACCAGGACATCAGTGATGGCACTGGTGGTGGCGGCAAGGCAGGCCAGGACAAGTCAAAGAGTGAAGCGATCACACAGGCAGATAAGCCAAATAACAAGCGGTCCCGGAGGCAGCGAAACAACGAGAACCGAGAAAACGCCTCGAACAATCACGACCATGACGACATCACCTCAGGAACGcccaaggagaagaaagcaaaaacCTCAAAGAAGAAGAAACGCTCTAAGGCCAAAGCAGAGAGGGAGGCGTCCCCCGCGGACCTCCCCATCGACCCCAACGAGCCCACGTACTGTCTGTGCAACCAGGTCTCCTACGGAGAGATGATCGGCTGTGACAACGACGAGTGTCCCATCGAGTGGTTCCACTTTTCTTGTGTGGGACTCAACCATAAACCAAAGGGCAAGTGGTACTGCCCCAAGTGCCGTGGGGAGAGTGAAAAGACAATGGACAAGGCCCTGGAGAAGTCCAAGAAAGAGAGGGCTTACAACAGGTAG